A portion of the Candidatus Cloacimonadota bacterium genome contains these proteins:
- the clpP gene encoding ATP-dependent Clp endopeptidase proteolytic subunit ClpP: MPYVPIVVEQNGKVERAYDIYSRLLKDRIVFLGSPIDDNIANVVIAQLLHLEAEDPEKDIYMYINSPGGSVTAGLAIYDTMQYIRPEVSTICIGQASSMGSLLLAAGQKTKRFALPNCRIMIHQPLGGVRGQASDIEIQTKEILLLKERLNKILQKHTDQPIEKILKDTDRNFFMSSEDALDYGLIDEVIVSRKETVKEKEK; this comes from the coding sequence ATGCCTTATGTTCCAATTGTAGTTGAACAGAACGGAAAAGTAGAAAGAGCTTATGATATTTATTCAAGATTATTAAAAGACAGGATCGTATTTCTTGGCTCACCTATAGACGACAACATTGCTAATGTAGTTATCGCCCAACTTCTGCATCTGGAAGCAGAAGATCCTGAAAAAGATATTTATATGTATATCAATAGTCCCGGAGGTTCGGTTACAGCAGGTTTGGCAATCTATGATACCATGCAGTATATCAGACCGGAAGTAAGTACAATTTGTATTGGACAAGCTTCGAGTATGGGTTCACTTTTGCTCGCTGCAGGACAGAAAACCAAGCGCTTTGCCTTACCGAATTGCAGGATAATGATCCATCAACCTCTCGGAGGTGTGCGAGGTCAGGCTTCTGATATTGAAATTCAGACAAAAGAAATCCTGCTCCTTAAAGAAAGATTGAATAAGATATTACAGAAACATACGGATCAGCCCATAGAAAAAATCTTAAAGGATACAGACCGGAATTTTTTCATGAGTTCGGAAGATGCTCTAGACTATGGTCTTATCGACGAAGTGATC